A single genomic interval of Solanum stenotomum isolate F172 unplaced genomic scaffold, ASM1918654v1 scaffold17555, whole genome shotgun sequence harbors:
- the LOC125850539 gene encoding pentatricopeptide repeat-containing protein At3g21470, which yields MITNPLKNWSYSIKNCISQGKFKEALLTYTHNRINGSFIMGVVPLVLKACASLSMLSLGKALHAESVKSGFDCNVMVGTALLDMYGKCGEIRSARKVFDYMPERNVITWNAMIGGCIKNGNIKTAFLLFENMSEKTIVTWNEMIDGYARSGDMVMARRFFDRVPDELRNVVTWSVMVDGYASNGDMDAARELFEIMPTRNFYVWSSMVSGYFKKGDVKSAEAIFDRMSMKNLVNWNSLICGYTQNGLCEEALAAFTKMQDEGLEPDEVTVVSVLSACAQLALLDVGKDIHEMIIRKGIELNQYVLNGLVDMYAKCGDLSNARLIFEGMLVKNDAAWNSLISGFANHGHCVEAINFFERMASSGVKPNDITFLSVLSACAHGGFVEEGLEIFSRMEKYALTASIKHYGCLVDLLGRAGRLEEACDLIKGMPVTPNDTVLGALLGACRVHSDTDVVENVLKEVRKLNYISDSGDDAHYVIFSNIYAAAERWEKAERMRFALSNKGSQKTPGCSVVMLDGPETSFMQVLTA from the coding sequence ATGATCACAAACCCATTAAAGAATTGGTCTTACAGTATAAAGAACTGCATATCTCAAGGAAAATTCAAAGAAGCCCTTTTAACATATACCCATAATCGTATCAATGGAAGTTTTATAATGGGTGTTGTTCCTTTGGTGCTAAAGGCATGTGCTTCACTTTCAATGCTTAGCCTTGGCAAAGCCTTACATGCTGAATCTGTGAAATCAGGATTCGATTGTAATGTAATGGTGGGGACTGCGTTATTGGATATGTATGGTAAGTGTGGTGAAATTCGGAGTGCCCGGAAAGTGTTTGATTATATGCCTGAAAGAAATGTGATTACATGGAATGCTATGATAGGAGGATGTATAAAGAATGGTAATATAAAGACTGCTTTTTTATTGTTTGAGAATATGTCTGAGAAGACAATTGTGACTTGGAATGAAATGATTGATGGATATGCAAGAAGTGGAGATATGGTGATGGCTAGGAGATTTTTTGACCGGGTACCAGATGAGTTGAGGAATGTTGTTACATGGAGTGTGATGGTTGATGGGTATGCTAGTAATGGGGATATGGATGCTGCAAGGGAATTGTTTGAGATTATGCCAACAAGGAATTTTTATGTCTGGTCGTCGATGGTTTCTGGTTATTTTAAGAAGGGTGATGTTAAGAGTGCCGAGGCCATATTTGATAGGATGAGTATGAAGAACTTGGTGAATTGGAATTCATTGATATGTGGTTATACACAAAATGGGTTGTGTGAAGAAGCCTTGGCAGCATTTACAAAAATGCAAGATGAGGGTCTTGAACCAGATGAGGTTACTGTAGTTAGTGTTTTATCGGCTTGTGCCCAGTTGGCTTTACTGGATGTTGGCAAGGATATACATGAAATGATAATTCGGAAAGGGATTGAATTGAATCAATATGTTCTTAATGGGTTGGTTGACATGTATGCAAAATGTGGGGATTTAAGTAACGCCAGATTGATTTTTGAAGGAATGTTGGTTAAGAATGATGCTGCTTGGAACTCACTAATATCTGGTTTTGCTAACCATGGCCACTGTGTGGAggcaattaatttttttgagagAATGGCTAGTTCAGGAGTGAAACCTAATGATATAACATTTCTCTCAGTGCTATCGGCTTGTGCCCATGGTGGATTTGTGGAGGAAGGTTTAGAGATCTTCTCCAGGATGGAGAAATATGCATTGACGGCGAGCATCAAGCATTATGGTTGTCTTGTAGACCTTTTGGGAAGGGCTGGAAGATTAGAGGAGGCTTGTGACTTGATAAAAGGGATGCCTGTCACACCAAATGACACAGTTTTAGGGGCTCTGCTTGGAGCATGTCGGGTTCACTCGGACACAGATGTGGTGGAAAATGTGCTGAAAGAAGTCAGAAAATTGAACTACATTAGTGATTCCGGTGATGATGCACAttatgtgattttttcaaatatatatgctGCTGCTGAAAGGTGGGAGAAAGCTGAAAGGATGAGGTTTGCCTTGTCAAATAAAGGGTCTCAGAAGACACCAGGGTGTAGTGTGGTCATGCTCGATGGACCAGAGACTAGTTTTATGCAAGTATTGACAGCATAA
- the LOC125850541 gene encoding psbP domain-containing protein 4, chloroplastic produces MGTFVYSSSCLSWKNLCRQMNPSHHVVPRGVPEKGCSRIKAAACSKEDARMNRDSEISAGSLNRRSDIISGASLISSVLLFPGEGSAVIKQGLLAGRVPGLSEPDEEGWRTYRRPDDKSGGHGVGWSPMIPYTFSVPDKWEEVPVSIADLGGTEIDLRFANPKEGRVIVIVAPVKRFSDEIGEEATIEQIGPPDKVISAFGPEIIGENVEGKVLRSEVAEHEGRTYYQFELEPPHVMITATAAGNRLYLFNVTGNGLQWKRYYKDLRKIAESFRVV; encoded by the exons ATGGGGACATTTGTATACAGCAGTAGCTGCCTTTCTTGGAAAAATCTGTGCAGACAGATGAATCCCTCTCACCATGTGGTTCCGCGTGGTGTTCCAGAAAAAGGGTGTTCAAGAATTAAAGCTGCTGCTTGTTCTAAAGAAGATGCTCGTATGAACCGGGATAGTGAGATATCTGCAGGCTCATTGAATAGGAGGTCAGATATTATATCTGGTGCTTCTTTGATTTCATCAGTACTGCTTTTTCCTGGAGAGGGATCTGCTGTAATTAAACAAGGTCTCCTAGCAGGGAGAGTTCCTGGACTGTCTGAACCAGATGAAGAAG GTTGGAGGACATACCGAAGACCGGATGACAAGTCAGGTGGACATGGTGTTGGATGGAGTCCTATGATTCCTTATACTTTTTCCGTGCCTGATAAATGGGAAGAG GTCCCTGTGTCAATTGCTGATCTAGGTGGTACAGAGATCGACTTGAGATTCGCAAATCCCAAAGAAGGGAGAGTCATTGTAATTGTCGCTCCTGTAAAAAGATTTTCAGATG AAATTGGTGAAGAAGCTACCATAGAACAAATTGGACCTCCAGATAAAGTGATTAGCGCATTTGGGCCTGAAATCATTGGAGAGAATGTTGAAGGTAAAGTCTTAAGATCTGAAGTAGCAGAGCATGAGGGAAGAACATATTACCAGTTTGAATTAGAGCCACCACATGTAATGATCACAGCAACAGCTGCTGGAAATCGCCTATACTTGTTCAATGTTACTGGAAATG GTCTTCAATGGAAAAGATATTACAAAGATTTGAGAAAGATCGCTGAGTCTTTCAGGGTTGTGTAA
- the LOC125850548 gene encoding probable glucuronosyltransferase Os03g0107900 codes for MASIHSSKTRPFASHHTVTPCTRTHQIGALALVIITFFLTRIFDQSFNSSSFSTPTSGQYRSKNDVVRFSDSGGSIFWPQRGYGTHLSLKIYVYDENEIDGLKHLLYGRDGKISPDSCVKGQWGTQVKIHRMLLQSRFRTRKKEEADLFFVPAYPKCVRVMGGLNDKEINQTYVKVLSQMPYFRLSGGRNHIFVFPSGAGAHLFKSWATYLNRSIILTPEGDRTDKRDTSAFNTWKDIIIPGNIDDGMTTHGSRIVEPLPLSKRKHLANYLGRAQGKVGRLRLIELSKQYPDKLECPELKFSGPDKLGRKEYFEHLRNAKFCLAPRGESSWTLRFYESFFVECVPVILSDQAELPFQNVIDYSQISIKWPSTHIGTELLDYLESIPDKDIEEMIASGQKIRCLFAYTPESDSCSAFNAIMWELQRKVRQFHQSSETFWLHNRTVVNRNLVEFSKWKPPMPLP; via the exons ATGGCAAGCATACACAGCAGCAAGACCAGGCCTTTCGCTTCACACCACACTGTAACCCCATGCACTCGCACCCACCAGATCGGTGCTCTAGCTCTCGTCATCATCACTTTCTTCCTCACCAGAATCTTCGACCAGTCATTCAATTCCTCTTCCTTCTCAACCCCTACTTCTGGACAATACAGATCCAAGAACGATGTCGTACGGTTCTCCGATTCCGGTGGGTCCATCTTTTGGCCACAACGTGGGTATGGCACCCATCTTTCCCTGAAGATTTACGTGTATGATGAGAATGAAATTGATGGGTTAAAACACTTGTTGTATGGCCGTGATGGGAAGATTTCGCCTGATTCTTGCGTTAAAGGACAATGGGGTACTCAG GTTAAGATACATAGGATGCTTTTGCAGTCAAGGTTCCGGACCAGAAAGAAAGAAGAGGCGGACCTTTTCTTTGTGCCTGCTTATCCTAAGTGTGTTCGAGTGATGGGCGGACTGAATGACAAAGAGATTAATCAGACCTATGTGAAG GTCCTAAGTCAAATGCCATATTTCAGGTTATCTGGTGGCCGCAACCACATATTTGTCTTCCCAAG TGGTGCTGGAGCTCATTTATTTAAATCGTGGGCGACATACTTGAATCGGTCTATAATACTTACCCCTGAG GGAGATCGCACAGATAAAAGAGATACTAGTGCCTTTAATACATGGAAAGATATTATCATACCTGGAAACATTGATGATGGGATGACTACTCATGGCTCTAGGATAGTTGAGCCTTTGCCTTTGTCAAAGAGGAAACATTTAGCGAACTATTTAGGTCGAGCACAAGGAAAGGTGGGTCGCCTTCGGTTGATAGAACTCTCGAAGCAGTACCCAGACAAG TTGGAATGTCCAGAATTGAAATTCAGTGGTCCTGACAAGCTAGGAAGGAAGGAATATTTTGAACATCTCCGCAATGCCAAGTTCTGCCTGGCTCCACGTGGTGAATCATCATGGACGCTTCGCTTTTATGAGTCCTTCTTTGTG GAATGTGTTCCAGTAATCCTATCGGACCAAGCAGAATTACCATTTCAGAATGTGATAGACTATTCTCAGATATCAATCAAATGGCCATCCACTCATATAGGAACTGAACTATTGGACTACCTAGAATCAATACCAG ATAAAGACATCGAAGAAATGATAGCTAGTGGTCAAAAGATCAGGTGCTTGTTCGCTTATACACCCGAGTCTGATTCCTGCTCTGCATTTAATGCAATTATGTGGGAACTGCAGAGAAAAGTAAGGCAATTCCACCAGTCATCAGAAACTTTCTGGCTCCATAATAGAACTGTAGTCAACAGAAATTTGGTGGAATTCAGCAAGTGGAAACCACCCATGCCTCTGCCTTGA